The sequence GTCTGCGGGACGAAGCCGATGCCGAGCCCGGCCATGGCTTCGGCCGAGAGGCCGGCGCACTCTTTCTTCCCATAGACGACGCTTCCCGCCTCCATCGCGATCAATCCGGCCAGCGCCTTCAACAGGGTCGACTTGCCGGCACCGTTCGGGCCGATGATGGTCACGATCTCGCCGGTCGCGATCTCGAGGGAGACGTCATGGATGATCGGCATGCCCGGCACATAGCCGGCCCTGACGTTCTCCGCCGTCAGCAGTCCCCGGCTCATGGCGCGACGTCGCCCAGATAGGCGTCGAGGACCCGCTGGTCCAGGCGTGCTCCTTCGGCATCGCCCTCATAGATGACGCGTCCTTCGGCCATGACCACGATCGGCCGACAGAGGCTCATCACCACGTCCATGTTGTGCTCGATGATGAGAAACGTCGTGCCCAGCCGGTTGAGCTGGACGATCTTCTCCAAGAGGGATTCCAGCAGCACCGGATTGACCCCCGCCGCCGGCTCGTCGAGGAGGATCAGCCTCGGCTCGGTTATCAGGATGCGCGCCAGCTCAAGAAGCTTCTGCTGACCGCCCGAGAGCTGGCCGGCGCGCTCCGTCGCCTTCTCGGCCAAGCCGGTGAATCCCAGGATCTCCATGGCCCGCTCGCGCAGGCGGGCTTCCTCGGAACGGACCTTGGCGAAGCTGAACCAATTCATCCAGAAGCGCTCGCCCGCCTGGGCGATCGGCGCCAGCATGACGTTCTCCAAGACCGTCATCTCGGGAAACGGCCGGGGGATCTGGAAGGTGCGGGCGAGGCCCGCCCGGAAGATGCGATCGGGCGGCTCGCCGTCGATGCGGCTTCCGTCGAACCAGATGGCGCCTGCCATGGGTGCCAGCGCGCCGGCGATGACGCTGAAGAGCGTGGTCTTGCCGGCACCGTTCGGGCCGATGAGACCGGTGATGGTGCCGGCTTCGACGGCGAAGCTGACGCCGTCATGCACACGCAAGGCGCCGAAGCTATGGACCAAGTCGGCAATCTGCAAGAGCGGCGCCCCCATGGGGGCATTTGATCAACTGAGCGGCGAGCGAGCAAGGTTCGTGGTGCTCGCGGACTCGAGCCGCGCCCAGACCTCGCGGACGAGCCGCTTGAGCTCGAGCGCCTCCTCCCAGCGGTCGGAGAGCTCCCGTCCATCGGCGCCGGTCATCGCGTATTCAGGCGGTCCAAGCTCGGCGAGGAAGATGAGCGTGTCGGCGCTGCCGGCGCGCCGGCGCCAGCGGGCGAAGCCCTCTTCCCACCAACCGAGAAACAGCTCCAGCCATTTCCGGTGCTGGGGGAAGCCGATGGGGACTTGGATCTGGTTGCGCGTGGCGATGCGTCCCTGGAAGGAGTCAGAGCGCTCGAGGATGCGGCTGACATAGCCATGGAGCTCCGCGCGCAAGGGCAGGGTCATCTCCCGGTCGACGACATAGTGCGACAAGTCGGCGGCCAGCCGCATCTCCGGCACCGCGTCCAAGAGCAGGAGGGTCGCATAGAGGTCGTTGGTGATCGAGGCGCGATGCGTCTCGAACTGGAGGGCCACACCTTCCGCCTTGGCCAGCGCCAGCCATTCCAGCACCACCGGGACCTGGCCCTCCAGCGACAAGGGCATGACTTGGCCGACGACGACGACGAAGGGCGCGCCCAAATCCTTGGCGAGATGGAGAGCGGGACGCAGATCCTCGATCGCGTTCGGGAACGCCGTCACCAACCCCTCGAGCCCGGTCCGGGCGAAGAGCGGCAATGTCGCCCGCGCGGATGCTAGATCGAGCGCGCCCAAGTCGAGCGCGATGCCGTCATAGCCGGCGTCCTTGACGCGCTGGAAGCGCTCCTCGACCGGGGTCTCCGGAACGCCGGGCCGGCGCAGCTCGGTCGCCCACAGGGATTGATAGACCTTCAGCTGGGGCAAGGGCAGGCGCGCTCGGATCCTCAGCCCCGCACTGCTTGCGAGATCGGCTGAGCCTGCGGGCCGGACTCGACGATCCAGGCCGCGTCATCGGGATAGTCGGCTTCGCTCCCGGCCCGCCAGAGTGCGGCCAGCACGGCACGCTGGAAGGCGAGATAGCCCATCCGATAGGGCTCGATGCCGTTCTCGGCGAAGATCTCCCGAT is a genomic window of Pseudomonadota bacterium containing:
- a CDS encoding ABC transporter ATP-binding protein, which encodes MGAPLLQIADLVHSFGALRVHDGVSFAVEAGTITGLIGPNGAGKTTLFSVIAGALAPMAGAIWFDGSRIDGEPPDRIFRAGLARTFQIPRPFPEMTVLENVMLAPIAQAGERFWMNWFSFAKVRSEEARLRERAMEILGFTGLAEKATERAGQLSGGQQKLLELARILITEPRLILLDEPAAGVNPVLLESLLEKIVQLNRLGTTFLIIEHNMDVVMSLCRPIVVMAEGRVIYEGDAEGARLDQRVLDAYLGDVAP
- a CDS encoding sugar phosphate isomerase/epimerase, which encodes MPQLKVYQSLWATELRRPGVPETPVEERFQRVKDAGYDGIALDLGALDLASARATLPLFARTGLEGLVTAFPNAIEDLRPALHLAKDLGAPFVVVVGQVMPLSLEGQVPVVLEWLALAKAEGVALQFETHRASITNDLYATLLLLDAVPEMRLAADLSHYVVDREMTLPLRAELHGYVSRILERSDSFQGRIATRNQIQVPIGFPQHRKWLELFLGWWEEGFARWRRRAGSADTLIFLAELGPPEYAMTGADGRELSDRWEEALELKRLVREVWARLESASTTNLARSPLS